In Acidianus brierleyi, one genomic interval encodes:
- a CDS encoding DNA-directed RNA polymerase subunit K: MSESEYITSLNYTFIESWKVRLTLYEKARIISARALQLAMGASPLIDISTLDSKKLNSISIAEEELKRNVLPITVRRRFPNGKTELISVRSLRG, encoded by the coding sequence ATGTCTGAGAGTGAATATATAACTTCCTTAAATTATACTTTCATAGAAAGTTGGAAAGTAAGGCTTACTCTTTATGAAAAAGCAAGAATAATAAGCGCTAGGGCATTACAATTAGCTATGGGTGCTTCTCCCCTCATTGATATTAGTACTTTGGATTCTAAAAAACTTAATTCAATAAGTATAGCAGAAGAAGAGCTTAAGAGAAACGTTTTGCCTATAACTGTAAGAAGAAGATTTCCTAATGGAAAAACCGAATTAATTTCTGTTAGAAGCTTAAGGGGATAA